CAAAAACGCCAGATAAAGTATATGACAGAGAGCACTTACTTAAAGAAGTATGGCAGTATGAATTTTTCGGTGATTTACGTACGGTGGATACACATATAAAACGATTGAGAGAAAAACTGAGTAAAATTTCAGAACCTGCCGCTAAAATGATTGTAACTGTATGGGGTGTCGGCTATAAGTTTGAGGTTGGAGCTGAATGATCTGGAAGAGTGTTGTAGGTAAGCTTTGGATAACAATCCTTTTACTTCTTTCTTTTGTATTGTTTGTTCTTACGATGTTATTACTGGAATTTTTCCAAAACTATCACGTGGATGAGATAGAGAAAGAAGTTTCTCAAACTGCTTCAAAAGTGGCCATCATCATGGAAGAGCATGAAGATATTGAGCTTGCCTTGGAAATTGTCGGAGAACTAGTGGATGAAGCTACTCATATCGTTGTATTTACAGGAGAAGGAAAAACCTACTTTCTTCCTAGTAATATAGATGACCATCTTCCGGTAGATTTCTTTAAGCAAAATGAACAACTAAGTGGAGTTATTGAAAGTAGAGACATGGTTCAAATTGAAATCTCTGCTCCTGGTCAAATAAGAGGAGATCGCTTTTCCAATATGATTGTTTCAGGCGTTCCATTCGTTGAACCATCTGGAAGTCAAGGTGTAGCCTATATTTATCAATCGTTGGAGGTTATGAGAGAAACGACCGAACAAACGACAAAATTTATTCTATTAGCAGCTGGAATTGCTATTATTTTAACGACAGTTTTTGCCTTTTTCCTTTCAACAAGAATCACAGCTCCACTTTTAAAAATGAGAGAAGCTGCTTCTGAAGTCGCTCGTGGGAACTTTGGGACTAAGGTTCCAATATTAACGAGTGATGAGATCGGTGAGCTAGCCATTGCCTTTAATAAAATGGGTAAACAGTTAAAAAATAACTTGAGTGCTCTCAAACAGGAGAAGGAACATCTTTCAAGTATTTTAAGTAGTATGGCAGATGGGGTAATTACAATAGATCGTGATGGCTCCATCCTTATAACAAACCCTCCTGCAGAGAGGTTTTTAAAGTATTGGTACTATGAAGAAGAAAGCAATGAATCTAGTGATAAAGAGCTTCCGCCTAAAGTACGGGACCTATTTCAATCTGCCGTTCTAACTGAGCAGGAGCAAACGGATGAAATTTATTTACAGGGGCGATCTTGGTCATTTATTGTAAGTCCACTGTATAATCAACAGTCTGTAAGAGGCGCTGTAGCGGTCGTCCGTGATATGACGGAAGAAAGACGGATGGATAAGCTCCGAAAAGATTTTATTGCCAATGTTTCACATGAATTAAGAACCCCTATTTCAATGCTTCAAGGATATAGCGAGGCAATAGTAGATGACATTGCAGGCTCAGAAGAAGAGAAGAAAGAAATTGCAAAAGTCATCTATGACGAATCGCTTCGTATGGGAAGGTTAGTCAATGATTTATTAGATTTGGCAAGGGTGGAAGCAGGACATATCACGCTATATCACGAAAATGTAAACATGTACCCTTATCTAGACCGCGTTTTGAAAAAGTTTCACGGTGTTGCGAAAGAAAAAGAAATTTCATTAGGTTTAGAGGGTGTGCTTGAAAATGATCAAATGGTTTTCGATGTGGATAAAATTGAACAAGTCTTTACAAACCTAATTGATAATGCCATACGCCATACACCAAGAGGTGGGTCTGTTAAGGTCATAAGTAAATTGAATGAACGAGGCTGGTCCGTTGACATTCAGGATACAGGGACAGGAATTCCTGAGGAGGATTTGCCATTTGTTTTTGAACGTTTCTACAAAGGCGATAAGTCGCGTACTAGAGGAAAATCGGGAACCGGACTTGGGTTGGCTATTGCTAAGAACATTATAGAAGCTCATGAAGGACATATATCTGTTCACAGCAAAAAAGGACAAGGAACGACTTTTTCGTTGTTTATTCCTCGAAAATTAGAAGAACATAGCATTTACTGACGAAATATCTTGTTCCATGAGAAACAATGGTTGTCCACTTTTAGGTGCAATTCACACTACCAAATTTTTTCAAAAAAAGATATAGTTATAGCAAGTGTAACTTTTTTCTATTGTTTTCGACTAATATTATGAAAACGGGGAGGGGACGAAATGGACTCCGTTTTTCAACGTATCTATGATGAATATCATCAAGACTTATTTCAATTCCTATTTTACATGGTACAAAATAGGGAGCACGCTGAAGACTTAGTCCAAGAAGTGTACATAAGAGTGCTAAAAGCTTATGATCGCTTCGAGGGTAAGAGTAGTGAAAAAACCTGGCTTTTTTCAATTGCTAGAAATGTTGCGATTGATTTTTTTCGTAAGCAAAAAAATTGGAAAAAAAGACTTCTCGATTCATTTGATTGGGGAGAAAACCAAATCAAGGATAAAGAACCAATTCCAGAAGACGTTGCTGTACAAAATGAAGAAATCAAATGGATGTATGAATGCCTTCACGAATGCTCTGTAGACCAACGACTTGTTATTATAATGAGATATATTCAATCACTGTCAATTGCAGAAACGGCTGAAAGCCTTGGATGGACAGAGAGTAAAGTGAAGACAACTCAACACCGAGCCATTAAAGCTTTGAGAAAGGCTATGGAGAATCGTATGGAAAAGGAGGGGAAAGATGGTGAGCAATACTTCTTGGGACGATAAAAAGATTGAAGATCTTTTAAAGAGCATGCCCAAGGTAGAGGATCACCGTAGCCAAAGCGAGATCTACTATCAAGTTCAAAAGCGCATGCGGAAAGAAAAACGTAATTACTGGTTTATCCCTGCTGCTGCCGTTGCTGCTGTATTATTGCTATCATTGTTACTCTATCCATCGATTTTTTCTAATGATCAAGCTTTAAATGAGTCGGAAAGGGATATGGATCAAAAAATAGCTATGACCGATGATCATGCAGCAGATGCATTAGACACAGAGCAAGATGAACTTTCAGCAAAATCATTCGAAGGAGAGTCTGCAGAAAGTGATAATGATAATACTGAAATGGGTATTGGAATGCTTACACATATTCCAAGTAAAACAGCCCTGTATCAGGAACAACTTTCTGATCAGTCAACAGCCATCACGTATGCGGTACCTGATGAACAAGCTCAAAATATAGTGCCTGTTACGATCACAGTACCAAGTAGTAAAGAAGTAACCTGGGTAGAACAATACAACAATCATGTGGATGATGTTCCTTATGAAGAACTTGGCTTAAATGGAGAGTATTTACCTTATAAGGGAGAGGTCTCTATTGCTAGTGACAATGTTCTTCAACTGGACTTAGTTGAGGGTCATCCATATTCTGCTGGTTCTGCCTCAAATGTAAACTTGCTTAATTCCTTAAACTATACATTTGCAGATAGTCCATTTGAAAAAGTAAAGCTTACTACCAATGGAGCACCTGGTATGGATTTTGGGAATTTTGGCAATGTGGAAGAACATATTTTGAAAAAGAAATTACAGAATCCGTTCTTCATTTATAAAAAGACTGAGGATTCCAAAGCATTATTAGCGCCATATATGGATAATACTTTTTCAACTATACAAGAAGCTTTCAATGCTATGAAAGAGGATATTGAAACACATGATTTACGTGGTCCTTTAAAAGACATTGAATTAGTCGGAGTTAGTGAGAATGAGTTAGAGCTTACTGTCGAATTTGGAGATGAACTGCTTCCTGATACAGATGAAAGTATGTTGGCTATTGAAGCAATTTTACTAACAGCCAAGAACTATGGTTTTGAGACAGTTGTTTTGAAGCATCCATCTCAAGTAGGGTTTGCAGGATTTTTATTTAATGAACCGATTCGTGTACCGATAGCACCAAATTATCTAGAACAGTATTAAAGAGAGAAACGCTAGCCATAATG
Above is a window of Bacillus carboniphilus DNA encoding:
- a CDS encoding ATP-binding protein — translated: MIWKSVVGKLWITILLLLSFVLFVLTMLLLEFFQNYHVDEIEKEVSQTASKVAIIMEEHEDIELALEIVGELVDEATHIVVFTGEGKTYFLPSNIDDHLPVDFFKQNEQLSGVIESRDMVQIEISAPGQIRGDRFSNMIVSGVPFVEPSGSQGVAYIYQSLEVMRETTEQTTKFILLAAGIAIILTTVFAFFLSTRITAPLLKMREAASEVARGNFGTKVPILTSDEIGELAIAFNKMGKQLKNNLSALKQEKEHLSSILSSMADGVITIDRDGSILITNPPAERFLKYWYYEEESNESSDKELPPKVRDLFQSAVLTEQEQTDEIYLQGRSWSFIVSPLYNQQSVRGAVAVVRDMTEERRMDKLRKDFIANVSHELRTPISMLQGYSEAIVDDIAGSEEEKKEIAKVIYDESLRMGRLVNDLLDLARVEAGHITLYHENVNMYPYLDRVLKKFHGVAKEKEISLGLEGVLENDQMVFDVDKIEQVFTNLIDNAIRHTPRGGSVKVISKLNERGWSVDIQDTGTGIPEEDLPFVFERFYKGDKSRTRGKSGTGLGLAIAKNIIEAHEGHISVHSKKGQGTTFSLFIPRKLEEHSIY
- the sigX gene encoding RNA polymerase sigma factor SigX; its protein translation is MDSVFQRIYDEYHQDLFQFLFYMVQNREHAEDLVQEVYIRVLKAYDRFEGKSSEKTWLFSIARNVAIDFFRKQKNWKKRLLDSFDWGENQIKDKEPIPEDVAVQNEEIKWMYECLHECSVDQRLVIIMRYIQSLSIAETAESLGWTESKVKTTQHRAIKALRKAMENRMEKEGKDGEQYFLGR